In Odontesthes bonariensis isolate fOdoBon6 chromosome 6, fOdoBon6.hap1, whole genome shotgun sequence, one genomic interval encodes:
- the LOC142382893 gene encoding glial cell line-derived neurotrophic factor-like, translated as MKLWDSLTTCLILLSAVRAGSLLRSRQQPTSTRRRGRAVESPLEIPPVQIRLSVNPPNINRADTDSLSRGEKYTMKEPLPDDFEDVIDFIKVTISRIRRSSSSSVSPSASSSTSSPLRENLSSRTRLRRERKKGAKEDSGKGGRRGAKVGEMARKNRGGGSRGRGQGCVLKQIHLNVSDLGLGYRSSEEMIFRYCSGPCRKSESNYDKILFNLVHNRKLPPKDTPLQACCRPIVFDDDLSFLDDSLVYHTVRKHSARKCGCV; from the exons ATGAAGTTATGGGACAGCCTGACCACTTGTTTGATTCTGCTGAGTGCAGTGCGCGCCGGCTCGCTGCTCAGGAGCCGACAGCAGCCCACGTCCACCAGGAGGAGAGGGCGCGCAGTGGAGAGCCCGCTGGAGATCCCACCGGTTCAGATCCGCCTGTCTGTTAATCCCCCGAACATCAACCGCGCAGATACAGACTCACTGAGTAGAGGCGAAAAAT ACACCATGAAGGAGCCCCTCCCAGATGACTTTGAAGACGTGATCGACTTCATCAAAGTAACCATCAGCAGGATACGCcgctcctcctcatcctctgtgTCTCCatctgcctcctcctccacctcctctccaCTCAGAGAAAACTTGAGCAGCAGGACTCGACTAAGACGGGAGAGGAAGAAAGGTGCAAAGGAGGACAGTGGCAAAGGTGGGAGAAGAGGCGCTAAAGTGGGGGAGATGGCTAGGAAGAATAGAGGAGGAGGTAGTAGAGGACGAGGACAGGGCTGCGTGCTCAAGCAGATCCACCTGAATGTGTCAGACCTCGGGCTTGGCTACCGCTCCAGTGAGGAAATGATCTTCAGATACTGCTCAGGACCCTGCAGAAAGTCTGAAAGCAACTATGACAAAATCCTTTTTAACCTTGTTCACAACAGGAAGCTTCCCCCCAAAGACACTCCCCTGCAGGCTTGCTGCCGGCCAATAGTATTTGACGATGACCTCTCGTTTCTGGATGACAGCCTTGTTTACCACACCGTGAGAAAGCACTCAGCCAGAAAATGTGGCTGCGTGTAG